The Macaca fascicularis isolate 582-1 chromosome 11, T2T-MFA8v1.1 genomic sequence ctggtctagaactcctgacctcagatgatctgcccgcctcagcctcccaaagtgctgggattacaggcgtgagccaccacactcagccgcATCATACAGCATTTTAAATAGCCACGTGCCATCTGTTTACATGCAACTGATCTgggttccaaaaaaaaaaactttatcctTTTCTCCAGGCCAGAGTATTAAGCATCAAGTCAAGAATGCTTCACTTTGCTCTGAGGACGGGATCAGTGCTCTTGTCTGGATATTGACATGCTAGCTGTGCTTCAGAAAATGAATAGGTAAGTTTGCCAGAAGCCAAAGACCAACTTGTATTCTCCCGATtccacaccccaccccccaactctttagataagaaaaattatggctttcaaaattaaagttttcaaaaatatatcaTTCTCATACATAGAcgtggttaaaaaacaaaagcctgtCATCACTAAATTTAAAAGGTTATTTTGACACAAAAATTGATCTACCACATGAAATTTGATTTGGCAAAAACATACTGAACTTGGTATTTTTTGAGGCTATGCTTTTGTTGGCTGAGGGAGAGGGGGACCAACCCACAGGGTTTCAGGAATAAGTGGATAATCACCTTTTAAGGTGATTTTAATTGACACTAGTGGGAAAACAGCTTCCTATAAagtaatgtatgtatttttaaaaatcactccaAGTCCCGGAGAGAGGATTTTTGCAAAAATTCTGCCCACTAGGTGAAATACGGACTCGCCTTGTTCCCGTGGACCCGGCCTGGGGTGCTTTCTACAACAGTTTTGGGGAGCACGGTTCTGACCAATGTAAGATGATGGCTCACTCACCCACTTTCAGAATCAGCTGGCCCTTGAAGGCTTTCTGGTTTCACTGAGTCAATCTGGCGGACCCAGCTGAGGGCAAGATGGAATTGTGGAAGAGCTTCAGACAACTGTGTTCCCCTGCCTTCTCCCACGTACGCACCTACTCCATCCTGCACAGGTGAGGCTAGTGCGGGGCTGGAAAAGCTTGTGGTCGGGAGGAGGGAAGGATCTGGCCGTAGGTGTCAGAGAGGCAGAGGGCTTCAAATTTACCCAGTTTCTTCCTACAGGGCCATGGGCAGCCCTGTGTGGCAAATCAAACCAGGTAAAGGGCCTGACCGTAAGTATCTCAGGCTTTGTGGGCCACGTGAATTCTGTCAcatattctttgctttttttacAACTCCTTAAAAAGGTAAAAGCCATTGCTAGAGCCagggaggttgatgctgcagcgAGTCATGATTGCActacagtactccagcctgggagacagagccaggccctgtctcaaagaaaggaaaaaggaaaaaccattcCTAGCTCACGGGGCCACATGCCACAGCTTGCTGACCCCTGAATTCAATCTTTCTGCCCTTCGACAAGCTGCCTCGCCctcttgaaatattttgatatccAGCTTGCTGACACCTTTGATTCAAGCCTGGCGCAGTGGGACTAGCTGAGCTCACCTGAGTCTTAAAGGGGCCGCCCACAGAGCCTGGCAGCGACTACAGATCCCTCTTTTACTCCATCACCACTGCTGGGAAGAGCTGGAGGGAAACAGGAAGCAGTAATCTCACTGCAAGAAGGGGCAACCGTAAACATCCGGGAAGCGTCCCGACAGTCCCGTTCCTTTCGGGGAAGCTGCTGAaatctcctttcccttccctagATGGGCCCTAGTGGACCTGAGCAATCTGGGCTCCCAGCAGGACGATGTGTCTCAGAACCACAACCTGAGCCAGACACTTGAGCAATTTCAAACCTAAACACAACCATGTGGTTCAGCAGCAGAGGCTCAACAATGCGGGTGGGTCCTTCCCCTCCAGATTTAAACTTCAGCATTAGCGACAACTCAGTACAACCCATATATTTTCCCCCACCAGACCCCTGTGCTTGTCAAACACGTAACAACACAACCAGGACAGAGAGCCTGCACCGCCCTTTGGGCACAGAGTCAGCTCAACAGCGTGGGGCCACCCATCTGATGACTTTACCCAGCAGCGCTTGGGGCTGTCAGGTTAAAAGTCTTGACACGTCTGGGGTCCCAAccgaaaaacaaaatgaaaagttttttttggAAAAACGCTTTCAGACAGAGCATTATTCCCTGGAACAAGTCTTGGTCattcttgtgttttaaaaataaaaagcacagcgAGAACAGAGGTAGGACTTAACATTGCCATCGAGAGTTTTCTGCGAGGTCCAGAATGAGCTAGAACGTGTGCGGCGGTGAGGCTGCCACCACCAGGATTCTTCTTTTGCAGGCTGCGAAGGGAACAGTCTGGACGTGTGCGCCTATGTGTGCACGTTCTTCCTAAAACACGGTTCTTCTTGAAGACACGGTGGGAGTGGAGTTTTGTGTCTCCTGGCCGGCGGCTCCTGGTTCTTCCAGACCACACGACTGATAGCTCTCCTTTTTGTGCTGCATGTTGGTTAGTTTCTTCTCCTCTCTATGGCAAGAGTAGGGGAAAAGTTAGGATGACTTCAATCGTTTAAGGGAAATCAAGATGTAAGGGGTCGATCAAAATCCACAGTGAAAGTGAGGGAGGGATCATATGAAAATATCTGCCCGGCCTGACGCAGCAAAAGGCGGGTCAACTTTTGCTCATCCACGAAGGGCTCTTTAAGTTTTCTGGGGTGGGTTTCCCTGATGATTTGGAGGTTGCTGCTGGGTCCCTCGGGGTTGCCTGGGGCTCATGCAAGAAGGAAGATTCGCTCAACGTGGCGTCCTGGGAGTCAGCGCCGGTGGAGGGGTCAGCCTCACTGGACAGGTCTTCCGTGGAGAAGTTGAGACTCCCGAGCTTGGCAAGGGAGTGTGAGCGCTTCAGTGGAGAAGAGACAGTGAGGCCTGCCAGCCGGAGCCGGGTCTCAATCTCCTGCGTCCGCTGCTTCACCAGCCCAGGCTTCCCACGGACGCTGTGGATGCTATCGCTGCTGGAGCTCCGGGTCAGGTTGGAGCTCATGGAAGAGGAGGTGGGGGTGTAGCAGATGGTCTTCAGAAAGTCTTTTGAGAAACTACTGGTGTGGTCCAGGCGGTAGAGGAAAGGAGGGGGGCTCTTCAGTGAGCCTCCTTCCAACGAAGCGGGGGCGGCCTCTGATTTCTCATCACTCCCAGCCTGGCCAGGCATAACCAGGGGGCCCAGCTCATGGAGCGCGGCTAGATCCTGGCTCTCCTCGGGGATGCTGGCCTCCAGCCTGCCGGCAGGGCCGTCCCTGGAGGGAGGTGCTGGGTCTGTAGGCACGCTCTTCAGCCGCTCCAGTTCTTTGGTGTGCTTGCGGACCAAGCCCGCCTTCTGCAGCTGAATGATGGACTCCTGGTGCTGCATCAGGTAGCTGTTGGTTGTCGGCTTCTCAGATTCGTTACTGAACAGAAGCCTCAGGTCCTTGGCTGGCTTTGTATCTTTCTTGGGTGGCGATTCTTCCTTTGTTACCACTTCTGTGCTGGGAGGGTTCTTATCACAGTGAGAATTCTTCAAAAGGAGGGACTTTGGCAGGACTTTTGGGGTCTCTCTGGAAGGTTCCAAAAGGCTGGTTGGTGGTTCTAGgacagctccagccccagggccACTGGTGTCTGGCCTCCTGGAGCCTGCTGGTGGTAGGAACGGGGGAGGTTCAGTTGGGCCGGAGGCTGGCTTCTCCGGAACACGGGACCTGTTGGCCATGTGGGCCACGGGGGAGGACGTGATGTGGGGCAGGAAGGCTGGCTGGGTGCAGATGGCGGGAGCACTGAGGTCCTCACATCGCTCCCTGGAGGCCTCAGGAGCCCCACTGGCTGTAGGGTACACGCAGTCGGCACAGGATTTATAGGAAGGCTTCACTTTGTTAAGGATCCCAAATATAGCATCATGCTACAAGGAAGGGACAAGAACATGGTGAGATGGGGCAGTCATGAGCAAAGACCAAAAACATGAGGGAGGGCAGGGAAAGGCATGCgaggcagggctgggggccaGGCCTGGAGGAGCAGCTCTCATTTCACTTAGTACCGACAGCCAGACCTCCCGGAGCCCACTTGATTGTGGataaccaccgtgcctggcctgaggtGGGTTTTATACGCCAACAGAAAACaagtttaggccaggtgcggtggctcacgcctgtaacccagcactctgggaggccgaggcaggcggatcacgaagatGGGAGAGCAAGAccacctggctaacatggtgaaaccccgtctctactaaaattacaaaaaattagctgggcgtggtggcgggtgcctgtagtcccagctactcgggaggctgaggcaggagaatggtgtgaacccaggaggcagagctcgcagtgagcgagatcgcgccactgcactcagcctgggcgacagaacaagactccatttcaaaaaaaaaaaaaaaaaaaagtttacattgtTTCCTAAGGAAAACCCCCTGCCTTCTGGTCAGTGAGGATCTAAGTGAACGTCACACACGCCTCTATGTCCCCACCCTTCACTTCCTCACAGGCCAGTTGATAGGTACCCAGTGGTCCTGGGAATGGACTAGAAAGCTGTGTGAAGAGTCCCAGGGGAGAGAGGGACAAGTTCAGAGTCTCCACGGGGGGAAGGCTGCCCAGAGGAACTGACACTTCAGCTGAGGCTTCTGGGACAAGCAGGTGTTGACCAGCCAGAGACAGCAGCATGCAGGCCCAGAAGCAAAgcgggaggaaggagaagggcaccccgcaccccaccccacctgcaCAG encodes the following:
- the SSH1 gene encoding protein phosphatase Slingshot homolog 1 isoform X9; the encoded protein is MGVSRSASTVIAYAMKEFGWPLEKAYNYVKQKRSITRPNAGFMRQLSEYEGILDASKQRHNKLWRQQTDSNLQQPVDDPAGPGDFLPETPDGTLEGQLPCLDDATQPGLGPPLPCCFRRLSDPLLPSPEDETGSLVHLQDPEREALLEEAALPAEVHRPARQPQQGSGLCEKDVKKKLEFGSPKGQSGSLPQVEETDREEGLGAGSWGRLPTQLDQNLLNSENLNNNNSKRSCPDSTEHDAIFGILNKVKPSYKSCADCVYPTASGAPEASRERCEDLSAPAICTQPAFLPHITSSPVAHMANRSRVPEKPASGPTEPPPFLPPAGSRRPDTSGPGAGAVLEPPTSLLEPSRETPKVLPKSLLLKNSHCDKNPPSTEVVTKEESPPKKDTKPAKDLRLLFSNESEKPTTNSYLMQHQESIIQLQKAGLVRKHTKELERLKSVPTDPAPPSRDGPAGRLEASIPEESQDLAALHELGPLVMPGQAGSDEKSEAAPASLEGGSLKSPPPFLYRLDHTSSFSKDFLKTICYTPTSSSMSSNLTRSSSSDSIHSVRGKPGLVKQRTQEIETRLRLAGLTVSSPLKRSHSLAKLGSLNFSTEDLSSEADPSTGADSQDATLSESSFLHEPQATPRDPAATSKSSGKPTPENLKSPSWMSKS